In Alkalihalobacterium alkalinitrilicum, a genomic segment contains:
- a CDS encoding genetic competence negative regulator yields the protein MRLERLTMDKIKIFLTFDDLKERGMTKEDLWVDGPKVHDLFREMMLEADDELGFKADGPVAVEVFVMPAQGMVIIVTKGSIDDEEYEDDYDDGYIEMKVTLDESDEVFYEFACFEDVIALSSRLYPFGVVGGTLFSFENKFYLKFEEYDLIGVDDDSFIALLSEFGNPSTATTYRIAEYGKELMKVEAIYRLYHTFVQRS from the coding sequence ATGCGTTTAGAGCGTTTAACCATGGATAAAATAAAAATTTTTTTAACTTTTGATGACCTTAAAGAAAGAGGAATGACAAAGGAAGACTTATGGGTGGATGGTCCAAAAGTCCATGATCTTTTTCGTGAAATGATGCTAGAAGCTGATGACGAATTAGGCTTTAAAGCTGATGGTCCAGTGGCTGTTGAAGTATTTGTTATGCCAGCTCAAGGAATGGTGATCATCGTAACGAAAGGGTCAATAGACGATGAAGAATATGAAGATGATTATGATGATGGATACATTGAAATGAAAGTAACACTAGATGAAAGTGATGAAGTGTTTTATGAATTTGCTTGTTTTGAAGATGTTATAGCTCTATCTTCTCGTCTCTATCCATTTGGAGTCGTTGGTGGTACATTATTTTCGTTTGAGAATAAATTTTACTTAAAATTTGAAGAATATGATCTAATCGGAGTCGACGATGATTCTTTTATCGCCTTATTATCGGAATTTGGAAATCCTTCAACAGCAACAACATACAGAATTGCAGAATACGGTAAAGAATTGATGAAGGTTGAAGCGATTTATCGTTTGTACCATACATTTGTCCAACGTTCATAG
- a CDS encoding site-specific integrase has protein sequence MESIIQEYREYQSVIKGYTPKVVLSTGRELKKLTKHLEERSLNFQSVKLVDLENYCIERTEGKSLGYRNLIVSQIRSFFTYLKQQEYCFENPSIHLSYTNLDTHQALPEVASLEEIQDCLKELRRQVNSFLGRRQLTPFESGI, from the coding sequence ATGGAATCTATCATTCAAGAATATCGTGAATACCAGTCTGTCATTAAGGGATATACTCCAAAAGTTGTTTTGAGCACCGGAAGGGAATTAAAGAAGCTAACTAAGCACCTGGAAGAGCGCTCCCTAAACTTCCAATCTGTTAAACTTGTTGATCTTGAAAACTACTGTATTGAACGAACAGAAGGAAAATCTCTTGGTTACCGAAACCTTATTGTAAGCCAAATTCGTTCCTTTTTTACCTATTTAAAACAACAGGAGTACTGCTTTGAAAATCCAAGTATCCATTTATCTTACACTAATTTAGATACCCACCAAGCTCTACCTGAAGTCGCATCTTTAGAAGAAATCCAAGATTGTCTTAAAGAGTTAAGAAGACAGGTTAACTCCTTCTTAGGGAGGCGCCAGTTGACCCCATTCGAAAGCGGAATTTAG
- a CDS encoding asparaginase, with protein MRKVALITTGGTIASKKIASGLLSSGELTGEELASLCRLPSDIQIEVHSLFQLPSMHIDFDRMLELKKKIDKVFEDETVSGIVVTHGTDSLEETAYFLDLAVTDERKIVVTGSQRSPDDIGTDVYSNLRNSIYVAVNESLDNVGTVVVFNDRIWSAKYVKKVHASNMQGFESFGYGYLGIIDNDVVSVYQKPLHRDCYQIDSFLPQVEIIKCYAGADGKFIRCAVREGTKGIVLEGVGRGQVSPHMVDDITNAIKAGVKVVVTTSSEEGQVHTSYDYRGSAYDLKLRGASLGKDYDSKKARIKLAVLMSAGGDIEEGFKI; from the coding sequence ATGAGAAAGGTTGCTTTAATTACAACAGGAGGAACGATCGCCTCAAAAAAAATTGCTAGTGGTTTATTATCATCAGGAGAGTTAACAGGTGAAGAATTAGCTTCCCTTTGTCGTTTGCCATCTGATATCCAAATAGAAGTACATAGTTTGTTTCAGCTTCCTAGTATGCATATTGATTTTGATAGGATGCTCGAATTAAAAAAGAAAATTGACAAAGTATTCGAAGATGAAACCGTCAGTGGGATCGTGGTCACACATGGAACGGATTCACTTGAAGAGACGGCATATTTTTTAGATTTAGCCGTTACAGATGAAAGAAAGATTGTTGTTACGGGGTCACAGCGGTCACCAGACGATATCGGAACCGATGTGTATTCGAACTTACGAAATTCTATTTATGTCGCTGTTAATGAAAGTTTGGATAATGTTGGTACAGTGGTTGTATTTAATGACCGGATATGGTCTGCTAAATATGTTAAAAAAGTACATGCATCAAATATGCAAGGTTTTGAATCATTTGGTTATGGTTATTTAGGTATTATCGATAATGATGTGGTAAGTGTGTATCAAAAACCATTGCATAGAGATTGTTATCAAATTGATTCCTTCCTACCACAAGTTGAAATTATTAAATGTTATGCAGGAGCAGATGGAAAGTTTATTCGGTGTGCGGTGAGAGAAGGAACAAAAGGTATTGTCTTAGAAGGGGTAGGAAGAGGACAAGTATCACCTCATATGGTAGATGATATAACGAATGCAATAAAAGCTGGCGTCAAAGTCGTAGTAACGACAAGTTCTGAGGAAGGACAGGTACACACTTCGTATGATTATCGTGGAAGTGCTTATGATTTAAAATTAAGAGGCGCGAGTTTAGGTAAGGATTATGACTCGAAAAAGGCAAGAATAAAGCTTGCAGTTTTAATGTCAGCTGGTGGGGACATAGAAGAAGGTTTTAAAATATAG
- a CDS encoding Glu/Leu/Phe/Val family dehydrogenase, which produces MVEKDMQETNKEKENTNVLFSTQKIIKEALDKLGYADEMYELMKEPVRMLTVRIPVRMDDGSTKIFTGYRAQHNDAVGPTKGGVRFHPSVTETEVKALSIWMSLKAGIVDLPYGGGKGGIICDPRDMSFRELERLSRGYVRAISQIVGPTKDIPAPDVFTNSQIMAWMLDEYSRIREFDSPGFITGKPIVLGGSHGRESATAKGVTICIREAAKKKGIDIDGARVVIQGFGNAGSFLAKFMHDQGAKIIGISDAYGALHDPDGLDIEYLLDRRDSFGTVTNLFKDTISNKELLELDCDILVPAAIENQITEENAANIKAKIVVEAANGPTTLEGTRILTKKDVLIVPDVLASAGGVTVSYFEWVQNNQGYYWTEEEVEAKLEKVMVQAFNNIYNLSSGRKVNMRLAAYMVGVRKMAEASRFRGWV; this is translated from the coding sequence ATGGTAGAGAAGGACATGCAGGAAACTAATAAAGAGAAAGAAAATACAAATGTTTTATTTTCAACACAGAAAATAATCAAAGAGGCATTAGATAAACTCGGCTATGCTGATGAAATGTACGAATTAATGAAAGAGCCCGTTCGGATGTTAACGGTTCGGATACCCGTTCGTATGGATGATGGTTCCACTAAGATTTTCACAGGGTATCGTGCTCAACATAATGATGCTGTGGGCCCAACAAAAGGTGGCGTAAGATTCCACCCAAGTGTCACAGAAACAGAAGTGAAAGCGTTGTCAATCTGGATGAGTCTTAAAGCAGGAATCGTCGATTTACCTTATGGTGGGGGTAAAGGTGGTATTATTTGTGATCCTCGTGATATGTCATTTCGAGAATTAGAACGATTAAGCCGTGGTTATGTTCGTGCCATAAGTCAAATAGTTGGCCCTACGAAAGACATACCAGCACCTGATGTATTTACCAATTCACAAATTATGGCATGGATGCTTGATGAATATAGTCGAATTCGTGAGTTTGATTCTCCTGGCTTTATTACGGGGAAACCAATCGTACTCGGTGGATCGCATGGTCGCGAATCAGCTACAGCTAAAGGTGTAACGATTTGTATCCGAGAAGCTGCTAAGAAAAAAGGAATCGATATCGATGGAGCCCGTGTCGTTATTCAAGGATTTGGAAACGCAGGAAGCTTTTTAGCTAAATTTATGCATGATCAAGGAGCAAAGATTATCGGAATTTCTGATGCTTATGGTGCACTACATGATCCAGATGGATTAGATATCGAATACTTACTCGATCGTCGAGATAGTTTTGGAACAGTCACGAATTTATTTAAAGATACGATTTCAAATAAAGAATTATTAGAGTTAGATTGTGATATCCTCGTTCCAGCTGCTATTGAAAATCAAATTACAGAAGAGAATGCAGCTAATATAAAAGCAAAAATTGTAGTAGAAGCAGCGAATGGTCCAACAACATTAGAAGGAACTCGTATCCTTACAAAAAAGGACGTATTAATTGTCCCTGATGTATTAGCGAGTGCTGGTGGAGTTACGGTTTCCTATTTTGAGTGGGTGCAAAATAATCAAGGGTATTATTGGACAGAAGAAGAAGTGGAAGCTAAATTAGAAAAAGTAATGGTACAAGCGTTTAATAATATATATAACTTATCGAGTGGTAGAAAAGTGAATATGCGCTTAGCAGCGTATATGGTCGGTGTTCGTAAAATGGCGGAAGCTTCAAGGTTTAGAGGTTGGGTATAA
- a CDS encoding tyrosine-type recombinase/integrase gives MYATGIRAGEAANLLLCDVLWEEQVLCIRAGKGRKDRRVPLVGEVLELLQTYLATRKDLDMASPLFLTWRKEAMTNNLIGVTFKSYSEMWIKPLRPHQLRHTCATHLFQQGGNIVHIKDWLGHKKVTTTLHYARIQNPEIAAALESHPINEATIPKRSKLKLVKNFREKPMTSLRRKYTMTSQAAPLVGKLANQIEEFIRTAIGMKKYSKGTIKEFRFSLTRFSVGCPNCLENGIETLRGQDIIRWLSSRRQAGISQCTIDKNLSHLRSFISYAMEQTIQWRH, from the coding sequence ATGTATGCCACTGGTATACGAGCGGGAGAAGCGGCTAATCTTCTGCTCTGTGATGTTCTTTGGGAGGAACAGGTTCTCTGTATTCGGGCTGGTAAAGGACGTAAAGACCGGCGTGTGCCCCTTGTTGGTGAGGTCCTAGAGTTACTTCAAACTTATCTAGCCACTCGTAAGGATCTTGATATGGCTTCTCCACTGTTTCTTACTTGGAGAAAAGAAGCGATGACTAACAATTTAATTGGCGTAACTTTTAAATCTTACTCTGAAATGTGGATCAAACCATTGCGACCTCATCAATTACGACATACTTGCGCCACCCACCTATTCCAACAAGGAGGAAACATTGTACATATTAAAGATTGGCTCGGTCATAAAAAAGTTACAACTACATTACATTATGCAAGGATACAAAACCCTGAGATCGCCGCTGCACTAGAATCTCATCCAATTAATGAAGCAACAATTCCAAAACGGTCGAAACTCAAATTAGTAAAAAATTTTCGTGAAAAACCAATGACTTCCTTACGACGAAAATATACGATGACGTCACAGGCTGCCCCCCTGGTTGGGAAGTTAGCGAACCAAATTGAGGAGTTTATAAGAACGGCAATTGGCATGAAAAAATACAGTAAAGGAACAATTAAAGAATTCCGATTTAGTCTAACTCGATTCTCCGTAGGTTGTCCTAACTGCCTTGAAAATGGCATAGAAACTTTACGTGGTCAAGACATTATTCGCTGGTTGAGCTCTCGTAGACAAGCTGGGATTTCTCAATGTACCATAGATAAAAACTTGTCTCACCTTCGGTCTTTTATTTCCTACGCCATGGAACAGACAATCCAATGGAGGCACTAA
- a CDS encoding YpdA family putative bacillithiol disulfide reductase, with protein sequence MVKEEVIIVGGGPCGLAAAIALMDQGFNPLVIEKDNIVSSIYRYPTHQTFFSTSEKLEIGGVPFVTVERKPNRNQALSYYREVVKRKGIRVNDYEQVTRVEKRRDGTFTVSTCTNRETVKEYTSKYVVIATGYYDHPNLMGVKGEEQEHVFHYFKEAHPYFNKNVVVIGGKNSAVDAALELERVGARVTVLYRGHEFSKSVKPWILPEFVSLMNQEQIQMVFNAKVTEIRKTTVVYEVDGTVREVKAQFVFAMTGYHPDHSFLSQMGVGSEPDTGRPLYAEETMETNVQGIFIAGVIAAGNNANEIFIENGRFHGDLIAAEISKRNHRSS encoded by the coding sequence ATGGTGAAAGAAGAAGTTATTATTGTTGGTGGAGGGCCTTGTGGATTAGCTGCAGCGATTGCGCTAATGGACCAAGGGTTTAATCCTTTAGTCATTGAAAAAGATAATATAGTCAGTTCTATTTATCGGTATCCGACACATCAAACTTTTTTTAGTACGAGTGAAAAACTAGAAATCGGTGGCGTTCCATTTGTTACAGTAGAGCGTAAACCGAATCGAAATCAAGCTCTCAGCTATTATAGAGAAGTTGTCAAACGTAAAGGAATTCGCGTTAATGATTACGAACAAGTCACTCGTGTGGAAAAAAGAAGGGATGGAACCTTCACTGTAAGTACGTGTACGAATCGTGAAACAGTTAAAGAATATACTAGTAAGTATGTCGTTATTGCGACTGGCTATTATGATCATCCAAATTTAATGGGGGTAAAGGGTGAAGAACAAGAACATGTTTTTCATTACTTTAAAGAAGCTCATCCCTATTTTAATAAAAATGTCGTTGTCATCGGAGGGAAAAACTCAGCTGTTGATGCAGCGCTTGAATTAGAGCGAGTTGGTGCAAGAGTGACGGTATTGTATCGTGGACATGAATTTTCAAAGAGTGTGAAGCCTTGGATCTTACCTGAATTTGTTTCTTTAATGAATCAAGAGCAAATTCAAATGGTTTTTAACGCTAAAGTGACTGAAATTAGGAAAACTACAGTAGTATATGAAGTGGATGGTACTGTAAGAGAAGTAAAAGCGCAGTTTGTTTTTGCTATGACAGGCTATCATCCTGATCACTCGTTCTTAAGTCAAATGGGAGTAGGAAGTGAGCCTGATACGGGGCGTCCATTGTATGCTGAGGAAACAATGGAGACGAATGTGCAAGGTATTTTTATTGCAGGAGTTATTGCGGCAGGTAATAATGCGAATGAGATATTTATAGAAAATGGGCGTTTTCACGGTGATTTAATTGCAGCAGAAATTAGCAAGAGAAATCATAGGAGTTCGTAG
- a CDS encoding Zn-dependent hydrolase, translating to MEKQQLLINGERLKQTVEEFADFGRTKNNGVTRLALSEEDRLARDYFCSCCIELGMSVKVDDMGNIYARLDGVETDKPPIVIGSHLDTVKKGGRFDGVLGVLAGLEVARTLVDHNIKPRVPLTIMNITNEEGARFEPSMMASGVLSGKFDKSTMLETKDVDGVTFEEALQSIGYAGSEDERIKEATAFLELHVEQGPVLERESLPVAVVESVLGMVCYEIEVTGESDHAGTTPMDMRKDALFATTNIITEARQKLGALAQDLVFTMGRMNVYPNIHTVIPNKVVFTLEARHKDPVIIKKVEDIIQGLTEIRNNEGCEITAKKLWDRSTVFFDENLCNKVEQAAKSLGYPYKRMDSGAGHDAQFFASYIPSVMIFARSINGKSHCEEELTTWEDCEKSVNLMLEMVLSL from the coding sequence ATGGAAAAACAACAATTATTAATTAATGGTGAAAGGTTAAAACAAACAGTTGAAGAATTTGCAGATTTTGGACGCACGAAAAATAATGGGGTCACACGTCTAGCCTTGTCAGAGGAAGATCGCTTAGCACGAGACTATTTTTGTTCTTGCTGTATCGAGTTAGGGATGTCTGTAAAGGTCGATGATATGGGCAATATTTATGCGAGATTAGATGGAGTTGAAACAGATAAACCGCCTATTGTAATCGGGTCGCATTTAGATACAGTAAAAAAAGGTGGGAGGTTTGATGGAGTTTTAGGTGTATTGGCGGGGTTAGAGGTTGCTCGTACCTTAGTAGATCATAATATAAAACCTCGTGTTCCATTAACGATTATGAATATAACAAATGAAGAAGGAGCAAGGTTTGAACCTTCTATGATGGCGTCTGGTGTATTGTCAGGTAAATTTGATAAATCGACGATGCTTGAAACGAAAGATGTAGATGGTGTTACTTTTGAAGAGGCACTACAGTCGATTGGTTATGCAGGAAGTGAGGACGAGCGAATTAAAGAAGCTACAGCATTTTTAGAACTGCATGTTGAACAAGGTCCTGTTCTGGAGCGAGAGTCGTTACCAGTAGCTGTCGTTGAAAGTGTTCTTGGTATGGTTTGTTACGAAATAGAAGTAACTGGCGAGTCCGACCATGCGGGAACGACTCCAATGGATATGAGAAAGGATGCACTTTTTGCAACCACGAATATCATTACTGAAGCTAGACAGAAGTTAGGGGCCCTTGCACAAGATTTAGTATTTACGATGGGAAGAATGAATGTTTATCCAAATATTCATACGGTGATTCCGAATAAAGTTGTATTTACACTTGAAGCACGACATAAGGATCCAGTCATTATTAAGAAAGTAGAAGACATTATTCAAGGGTTAACAGAAATACGAAACAATGAAGGTTGTGAAATTACAGCGAAAAAACTTTGGGATCGATCAACAGTGTTTTTCGATGAAAACCTTTGTAATAAGGTAGAACAAGCGGCTAAATCTCTCGGTTATCCATATAAAAGAATGGATAGTGGTGCAGGTCATGATGCCCAGTTTTTCGCTAGTTATATTCCAAGTGTAATGATCTTTGCGAGAAGTATAAATGGAAAGAGTCACTGTGAAGAAGAATTAACAACGTGGGAAGATTGTGAAAAAAGTGTTAATCTAATGCTTGAAATGGTCCTGTCCTTGTAG
- a CDS encoding D-alanine--D-alanine ligase family protein, producing MKIGVLYGGTSAEREVSLSSGKGIIEALSKKGHEVVGIDFHPQRIKEIIDLDVDIVYIGLHGRFGEDGRIQALLEMLNIPYVGSGVLGSALAMDKAKAKTFFHKNGIRVAQEMVVYKHSFQKDEFKWNTTFPAVVKPNQEGSTIGLTIAQNEQELMEGIEEAFRFDDTVLIEEFIDGIEVTVAVMGNKGEEKALPVVEIVPKNKYYDYEAKYAPGMSEHIVPARVGDNTMNLLQANAVLAHQVLGCDIYSRVDFIVPRDGTEPVILEVNTLPGMTPTSLYPDAAREIGLSYEDMIEKLVQLSKNK from the coding sequence ATGAAGATTGGTGTATTATACGGGGGAACATCGGCTGAGCGAGAAGTTTCTTTGTCTTCTGGTAAAGGAATTATTGAAGCTCTTTCTAAAAAGGGGCATGAAGTAGTAGGAATTGATTTTCATCCCCAAAGGATTAAAGAAATTATCGATTTAGATGTCGATATTGTATATATTGGTTTACATGGACGATTTGGTGAAGATGGAAGAATTCAAGCTCTCCTAGAAATGCTAAACATTCCATATGTAGGGTCTGGTGTGTTAGGGTCGGCATTAGCAATGGATAAAGCAAAAGCAAAGACGTTCTTTCATAAAAACGGAATCCGGGTTGCGCAAGAAATGGTCGTCTATAAACATAGCTTTCAAAAAGATGAGTTTAAATGGAATACGACTTTTCCTGCAGTTGTAAAACCGAACCAAGAAGGTTCAACGATTGGTTTAACGATCGCTCAAAATGAGCAAGAGTTAATGGAGGGAATTGAAGAAGCCTTTCGTTTTGATGATACGGTGTTAATTGAAGAATTTATTGATGGAATTGAAGTAACCGTGGCAGTAATGGGGAATAAAGGTGAAGAAAAGGCTTTACCAGTCGTCGAAATCGTTCCAAAAAACAAATATTATGATTATGAAGCAAAATACGCACCAGGAATGAGTGAGCATATTGTTCCCGCACGTGTAGGTGATAATACGATGAACTTGTTGCAAGCGAATGCGGTTTTAGCTCATCAAGTGTTAGGTTGTGATATTTATTCACGAGTAGATTTCATTGTGCCTAGAGATGGAACTGAGCCTGTTATTTTAGAAGTAAACACACTTCCAGGAATGACTCCGACAAGCCTTTATCCTGATGCGGCAAGAGAAATCGGTTTGTCTTATGAAGATATGATTGAAAAACTAGTTCAGTTATCTAAAAATAAATAG
- a CDS encoding tyrosine-type recombinase/integrase, whose amino-acid sequence MNESTIQEFLEYAQMVRGCRPKTAEAYAIDLKVMNTFCTIYYPHVDNPSKAKLVVDYIRYLRVERKNASAAVGRKLATLSAYIDFLILMELLDSKQDQREKWPKLLDTPERLPVVLENKEMQDILSQPDTTTILGRRDRAILTLIYSAGLRVSEICSLKVIDV is encoded by the coding sequence ATGAATGAATCTACGATTCAAGAGTTTCTAGAATATGCACAAATGGTTCGAGGATGTCGTCCCAAAACCGCTGAAGCTTACGCCATTGATCTAAAAGTAATGAATACTTTCTGCACTATTTACTATCCACACGTGGATAATCCCTCTAAAGCTAAATTGGTTGTGGATTATATTCGTTATCTTCGCGTTGAGCGAAAAAATGCCTCAGCTGCGGTTGGTCGAAAGTTGGCAACTCTTTCAGCTTATATTGACTTTCTCATCCTGATGGAACTACTAGATTCAAAACAAGATCAACGTGAAAAATGGCCGAAACTACTAGATACACCAGAGCGTCTTCCAGTCGTACTTGAAAATAAAGAAATGCAGGATATTCTTTCTCAACCAGATACCACAACAATTCTTGGCCGTCGCGACCGAGCAATTCTTACATTAATTTATTCTGCCGGTTTACGCGTGAGTGAAATTTGTTCTTTGAAAGTGATAGACGTCAA
- a CDS encoding reverse transcriptase domain-containing protein — translation MVLSYIAKERFFDTVHHDKLMRIIANTIEDGDVISLIRKYLVSGVMVNGKYEETQVGTPQGGNLSPLLSNIMLNELDKELESRGLRFIRYADDALIFVKSEKAADRVMKSIVRFIEEKLGLIVNAEKSKVSRPKELKFLGFGYYYDPNNKRYQVRPHPISVQKFQRKLRQLTKRNWSVPLDYRILKLKQVIFGWVNYFRIANMKTAMSRIDKKLRSRLRVIIWKQWKVAKKQIKSLTQLGIPEEEAKGLTFCRKGYRYIGLSKVVQKAISNKRLKQRGVPSALERYLKVHTVI, via the coding sequence ATGGTTCTATCTTATATCGCTAAAGAAAGATTTTTCGATACAGTTCATCACGATAAACTCATGCGTATTATAGCCAACACAATAGAAGATGGAGACGTCATCTCACTAATTAGGAAATACTTGGTTAGTGGAGTAATGGTAAATGGGAAATATGAAGAAACGCAGGTTGGTACTCCGCAAGGAGGAAACCTCAGTCCATTACTGAGCAATATTATGTTGAATGAACTCGATAAGGAATTAGAAAGTAGAGGATTACGATTCATAAGATACGCTGATGACGCACTCATCTTTGTGAAAAGCGAAAAAGCCGCTGACAGAGTGATGAAATCAATCGTGAGATTTATAGAAGAGAAATTAGGATTGATAGTAAATGCCGAAAAGAGTAAAGTTTCTCGCCCAAAAGAGTTAAAATTCTTGGGATTTGGGTATTATTATGATCCTAATAACAAGAGATATCAAGTGCGGCCTCATCCAATTTCAGTACAGAAATTTCAAAGGAAGCTTCGACAATTGACAAAGCGAAATTGGAGTGTTCCGTTAGACTACCGAATACTGAAACTGAAACAAGTCATATTCGGATGGGTGAATTACTTTAGAATCGCAAATATGAAAACAGCAATGAGTCGAATAGATAAGAAATTACGCTCAAGATTAAGGGTAATCATCTGGAAACAATGGAAGGTAGCGAAAAAACAAATCAAGTCGCTAACTCAATTAGGGATACCTGAAGAAGAAGCGAAAGGATTAACGTTCTGCCGGAAAGGTTATCGGTATATCGGATTATCGAAAGTTGTTCAAAAAGCAATCTCAAACAAAAGACTAAAACAAAGGGGAGTACCCTCTGCTTTAGAACGTTACTTAAAAGTACACACTGTAATATAA
- a CDS encoding MerR family transcriptional regulator: MSSQVGKYNIKAICQMLGIQPGTLRAWERRYNVIEPVRNHAGHRLYTEEHVAILRWLIEKVNNGFTIGQAVGLLEKGNIAFDISVDMQKEDYSEQLADQILDALLQFNEKKAHDLMNQAFSLFNVEKVTIEILGPLLVTIGDKWEKSEITVAHEHFVSSFLRTKISNIFHSFPVDGYLPKVVAVCGPEEKHELGLLIFTLFLRRKGFEVIYLGSGIPERDVERVIEEVGAKYFFSSCTLSVNLPNLLHLVDRLINKYSELTIGLGGAALMYLQEKEKLKYSDYIVGVTKQEWESWLSTRLKR; this comes from the coding sequence ATGTCTTCACAAGTAGGTAAATATAACATTAAAGCAATTTGTCAAATGTTAGGAATTCAACCAGGTACACTTAGAGCCTGGGAAAGAAGATATAATGTAATTGAACCTGTTAGAAACCACGCAGGGCATCGTTTATATACAGAAGAACATGTTGCGATCTTAAGGTGGCTCATTGAGAAAGTAAATAATGGGTTTACGATTGGTCAAGCTGTCGGTTTGTTGGAAAAAGGAAATATTGCGTTTGATATTTCAGTTGACATGCAAAAAGAAGATTATTCCGAGCAATTAGCGGACCAAATATTAGATGCATTACTTCAGTTTAATGAGAAAAAAGCACATGATTTAATGAATCAAGCCTTTAGTTTATTTAATGTAGAAAAGGTTACGATCGAAATATTAGGACCTTTGCTAGTAACTATTGGTGATAAGTGGGAAAAAAGCGAAATTACAGTTGCTCATGAACATTTCGTTTCTAGCTTTTTAAGGACGAAAATAAGCAATATTTTTCATAGTTTTCCGGTAGATGGCTATTTACCAAAAGTAGTTGCAGTTTGTGGGCCGGAAGAAAAACATGAACTAGGCTTACTTATATTTACTTTGTTTTTACGGCGAAAAGGTTTTGAAGTGATTTATTTAGGTAGTGGAATTCCAGAGCGAGATGTTGAAAGGGTAATCGAAGAAGTTGGGGCAAAGTACTTCTTTTCGTCCTGTACGCTTTCTGTGAACCTTCCAAATTTATTACATTTAGTAGATCGACTCATAAATAAATATAGTGAACTTACAATTGGTTTAGGTGGGGCAGCCTTAATGTATTTACAAGAAAAAGAAAAACTAAAGTATAGTGATTATATTGTTGGTGTAACAAAACAAGAATGGGAAAGTTGGTTATCAACTCGTTTAAAACGATAA
- a CDS encoding tyrosine-type recombinase/integrase produces MVPKQPKEQAYLTEDEMMRLLSAPDRSELEGFTDYMALLVLYSTGLRVGELSNLNIEDVDIKEGWVHIREGKGRDRQIAIPKAALNDFKQYLGLYRKEKSGPFLLNLKGTRIKPWTVTRRIRHYAEVANIQKPVSPHTIRHTFTAHLIKRGGRIEIIAKALGHKTLAETSAYAHADFEDLRKAVSLLRKNIPPLSGEKKDDE; encoded by the coding sequence ATGGTACCTAAACAACCAAAAGAACAAGCTTACCTAACTGAAGATGAAATGATGAGATTACTATCTGCACCAGACCGATCTGAGCTAGAAGGATTTACTGATTATATGGCGCTTCTTGTTCTATATTCTACTGGTCTTCGTGTGGGAGAACTAAGTAATTTGAACATCGAAGACGTAGACATAAAAGAGGGCTGGGTCCATATTCGTGAAGGCAAAGGCCGTGACAGACAAATCGCCATTCCAAAAGCTGCTTTAAATGATTTCAAGCAATATCTTGGGTTGTACCGGAAGGAGAAATCTGGTCCATTCTTACTTAATTTAAAGGGAACTCGTATAAAGCCTTGGACCGTTACTAGACGTATTCGCCATTATGCAGAAGTCGCCAATATTCAAAAACCTGTAAGCCCACATACCATTCGTCATACCTTCACCGCCCACCTTATTAAACGTGGAGGCCGGATTGAAATCATTGCAAAAGCTTTAGGGCATAAGACATTAGCTGAAACGAGTGCCTATGCTCATGCAGATTTTGAAGATCTCAGAAAAGCAGTCAGTTTATTACGTAAAAATATACCACCTTTGTCAGGAGAGAAAAAAGATGATGAATGA